The genomic window GAAAATATGATGATTCCACCCGTAGAATTGATATCATTTGCTAGCCTTTTCAGCTGATAGAGCAGGGGTcgaaaaaagataatttggaattcaaaatttaaaaacaatgttaaaagtaaataaatttatttcgAAATAAATGTCTTGGGCACTCAAAAATGCTATACAAAcactactattatttttattattaatgtgaTTTGTTTTCTGGACAAGTGACCTTTTAGGTCACTCAGGAGACCTAATCTAAACCCAAAGAAGTCAAGAAATCGAGTCTAATTGTAGTTAACAGAGCCCTTCCCGGTGATCAtttcgcccccccccccccaagaagccTTTTAGAAAGGGATAGGAAATGAACACCCGTCGTGCCCTTTCGCTCTGGTTCTTCTGAAGTGCGTCTTCCGCAGTACCCAGACTAACCGGGCGGTGGCGCTGCTGCGCTGCTTTCTGGGACCCTCAGGCTGTGGGCAGCCACTGGCCCAGGGCCCAGACCGCAGCAGGAGGTCCAGAACACTTCCAGCTGCTCCCAGGAAACTCCCCAGAAAGGGGAGAAACTTCAGCCTGAAAGAGGCTTGGGCGGGGCCGGAGGCGCCTTTCAAACGTCGCCCCCCTGGCGTCTCCAGTGTGGGAGCGCACTGTTCCCATGCGGCGCCCCctcctctctgtgcctcagtttccttttctgtaatacGGAGGGGCTAAATTGGATCGTTCTGAAAACACGATTCTGCGGTGgaaggggctgggggggggggctcccTTAGAGCGGGGGAGGCGGGAATGGGGGCTCTCCCCCAGCAGAGACGGACGGGAGCCAAAGCTCCCTCTTTGCACAGGAGGGGACTTTAGGGGGGTCTCCCCTCGGATCAGAGGCTTTCCAGGGTGTAGGGGCGCCCTTAGTTGAGGTCTCCTAGGGCCGGAGCCAAGCAGTCTTCCCCACAGAGGGATGGGGTGTCAGAGGCGACCTTTAAATGGGGAATCTCCATCTAGGGCAGGAGCTAGGCAGTCTCCCGTGAGGGTGAGGTTCTCAGGGGTAACTAGGCCCCCCCCTCAGATCAGGGGCTCTCCAGGGTGTAGGGGCGCTTTTATGTATGCGCTCTTCCTAGGGCAGGAGTCAGGTAGTCTTCCCCCTGGGAGGAAGGACCCCCTGCAGATTATGGGCGTCTCCCCCACTTGGGGGGTTTGGGGGCGATGGCCAGAGTTTAAAGTCTGTTTCCAAGCGCTAGGGGGACCGGGAGGCCCACACTCCGCACCTCCCCCACACTGTGGGTCGGCTCTGGGGTGATGGGCAGGACAAGGGGCTCCCGGGCCAAGGGGGATGGCTCCcagaggcggcggcggcggccccaGCCCGGGCTCCCCTCTCTCGGGACCTCGCGGCCGGCCAGCTTCCCCGGCAGGGGCGGGGGCGAGAGCGGAGGGGGGCCCTCCGGAGGCCGTGGAGGGGGGGCGGAGTTTTCCCAGGCTCGGCTCGCCGGCCTCCCTCCCCGAGGCCGGACCCGGGCGGGGCGGACTGGGGCGGGACGCGCGGCTGCTCGGCTGCGCGCGGGGCCCGGGGCGCCTTGGCACGTGCTCCCGGGGACTGGGAgccgggcgggggcgggggccgAGCGCGCGTCGCGCCCGCCCCCGCGCTCCTCGGCCCGACCTCAAACCCGCCGGCTGATTGACAGCTCCGGCTCCAGCCAGCCAATCAGAGTGGGCCCGCCCAGCCCCGCGCGCGCCCATTGGGTTACCCGCGTGGGCTAGGCGCAGCCGCTTCGCGTGCCTGAGCTGCTGTGGCCACAGCTGGAGGAGGATTGAGCCGCGGGCTCCTGGGGACCTGGGGCCTGCTTACCTTGGCCGGCCCACGCGCTCGGCTGCCTCTCATGGCTAGCCCTGCGTGCCAGGTCCGGAGGATGCGCAGTACGCATGGGCCACAAGGTCACAATATCGATAGTAATCGTACCAGGAGAACAATTGGGTTTTATGTCGGATTTCAGAGTTTACATTTACAATATGAATCTCACCCCAAGGAGGTAGGAGACAGGTACTCCGACATTACCCCCACTTTGGGGATGAGCCCAGAGAAATTAGTAACTCACTGCAGAGGTCTCTGAGCTGTGTCAGGGGTGGGTCAGACCCAGCTCTCCCTGATTTCTAGGGGTCAAAAACCCCAgcattttcttaaaagaaatcgATCAAAAAGATGGGGTTCCCAACCCAGGAGGGGCTTAGCTAGTCGGGAAGACAAAAGCACGCAGAACAGTCTGGTTTCTATTATTCACCCCCTCCCCCTTTAATGAATGATCCAAGAACGTTTCCGGGTTGGAATCTTGGGCCTGGCTTGGAAGGATGGGGCAGCCGAGGTTAGAAATCAGACAGTCCATCAATAATTAAGTACCTGTTCTCTGTCTGGCCGGGAGATTCTAATACAAAATCAAGACGGGTTCTGCCCTGGAGGAGTATCTGACAATAGAAGGGGATCTGCCTCAGTCCCTCCCCCAAGTGCTTTCCCCATGTGATCCATTACTTCGGGGACATTCAGGTGGGCCCCGACTCCCCCTGGTTCAGGAAGCTATTTAGAATTTAGGGTATAGAGGTGGAACTGGGAACTTCCTGGTTCCAAAACACCCTCTCCACGAGGCTCCCTAGTCTCCAGGGGGAATTAGATCCAGTCACTAGCTGAATGTTTATTAGGCAACTACTGTTTGCAAGGCCCCCTATTGAGTAATAATAGTGTAGTTCAACCCCTCACATCCTTGGCCACCTTCTATTTTCATAAACCTACAAttattcttcacattttttaCACGTGGGGAAATTGGGGCTCAGACTGACACCCTCACTTGCTAATGAATGAGTGGTGAGACCAGGATGGGAAATTGTCTGAGTTCCAAATTGAAGGCACTTACAGTCACTGGGTTGAAGCTGCTGAGCTCCCACAATACTGAGCTTGTCTCCCTGCTGGGCTTAGCGTCAAgtttaaacatttgttgaatgaatggaggATACTTCAGGCTGTGGgtgatctctccctcctcctctccccttcctaaaACTTGGGGATGCTTTCTGCCTCCCCAGCCGCGTCATCCTTCCCCTGAGCAGACTCTAAGATTCCCAGAACAGGGACAGTCACTTTTGTGGCTTTCCTTCTCGGGCTGCTCCCAGTCTAGGGCTGCCCCCACCCAGCCCcagcttaataaatgaatgagcTGAAAAGCAGGTTGAGGAGTTGGGATTTAAGTGATAATTAATGGACTAAGAGCCGGCTAGAATCTGGCGGAAGGAGTGACTGGGCCTGTCTGAGGCCCGTGACTCCCCGGGGCCGGTGCGTTGGCGGTGGGGGATGGACTGCTAAGAAGCACCTGGGCTGTGGCAAAAGTCCTGGAACTGGAGGGGATGAGCCCCGGAcgagagtgggggaggggggcggggagCGAGACGTCTCTTACAGAGAGGTCCAGCTGAGCCTGGCGGGAAAGTGTTCAGACTCTGGAGGTGGAAAGCCCGCGGGTTATTGTCAAGGATTATTCTGAGGTTACAAGCCAGAAGCTGGGAAGAGgggccctccccacccccactccccagccaatcaatcaataagagtATATTGAGCGCCTGCTTTGTGCCCACCGGCCTTAGCCTGGgagatgaagacattaaaacaGAGCTGGGGCGGGCGGCGTTGCGGGAAGAGATCGGCgcggggtggggagggggggagccGAGCGGCCCCTCTCTGGGGAAACCTTGGCGGGCCCACCAAGAACATGCCCTTCCCAGCCTTTCCAGAGCCTGTGCCGGTGCCAGGCGCCGAGGGCGAGCTGGGCTGGCCAGATCTGGGAGCCCTCCCCGCCCAGGCCTCTCGGGACAAGAAAACAGGCAGCCAAGCAGCTCTCTCCCTGGCCCCGCGCCCGGCCCTCGGGCGGTGGGTCCAGCAGGCGCACCCGCCAGGCGAGCCGCACGCAGGCAGGCGGGCGGGCAGGCAGAGTGGGTGGGTAGTaggtgggaaagggaaggagagcgAGGGAGGGAGCGGCGCGTCGGGGAACCGctgcccctccctctcttcctccctcccccgtGCACCATCCCAGGGAGGCGGCCGCCTGCCTCCAGCGCCCCGGGCCCTTCCTTTTGTCCGCTGTCCCCGACCTCCGGCAgcaaggggggagggagggaggccagCGCGTGACTGACAGCTCGCGGGGGCGGCGGCCAATCGCGAGCCAGCCTGGGGCTCCCGGGAGGCGAGGCGGGCCGCTCATTGGCTGGCGCGAGTGTGGGAAAGAATGCAGAGCGGGTTTCACACGAATGGGTGGCGGCGGTGGCGGCGCGGGCATAAAtagaggcggcggcggcgggagcgGGCGCAGCGCGGCAGAGCGCGGCACAGATCGGACGGACACCGCTCGGGCCCTAGGGCAGGGAGGGAGGCACCGGGAGGACACACGCCGAACTGCCAAGGCGCGCTGAAATTGGCACGCACAGAGCCCGGCCGGCCAGAGGCTAGGACAGGGATTGGCAGCCGCCTGCAGCTGAGTCTGCCCGCTTTCCTCTGCCACCGCTGCAAGTTCCAAGCAGCCTTCGCTGGCGATCGGGATCCGGGGCGTCCTCAGCCCGCACCCCGCAGGCTCTAGGTGTGTTCGGAGACCTCGGGCGGAAGCCAGTCAAAAAGCCTTCTGGGTCACGATGCCGGCGGACACCCTGGAGAAGCCGAGGGCCTCTCCTCTAGCCGGAGCGCCGGCCAGCGCCAGCCAGACCCCGGACAAACCCAAGAGCGCGAGCGAGCACCGCAAGGTAAGGGCTGGGCTGTTCTGCTCCGGAGGGCGGAGGTCACCCGCGGGGCTCCGGGGAGAGATAACCATGTCCGGCCCCGAAGCGGCAGCGGACTGATGCCGACCTTTTCCTTTTATCCTGCAGTCGTCCAAGCCCATCATGGAGAAGCGGCGACGGGCGCGGATCAATGAGAGTTTGGGCCAGCTCAAGACCCTGATCCTGGACGCCCTAAAGAAAGATGTAAGTGAGAAGGCGCGAGacgggatgggggagggggagggacacGACTGGGATGGCTGCTGGCCCTACGCCGGCCGGAGCGCGGTCTCATCTGCATACGTCTCTGCTCCCCCAGAGCTCCCGCCACTCGAAGCTGGAGAAGGCCGACATCCTGGAGATGACCGTCAAGCACCTGCGGAGCCTGCAGAGGGTCCAAGTGACAGGTGAGCCTTGTGGACGTGCGGAGCGGGTTCCAGTGTGGGAAGTGGGGGTGACTCGGCCCTGCGGCCCGCCGCGAGCGCCCCCCTAATCTCGACTGCCGTCTCTCCCCAGCTGCCCTCAGCGGTGACCCGAGCGTCCTGGGCAAATACCGCGCCGGCTTCAACGAATGCATGAACGAGGTGACCCGCTTCCTGTCGTCCTGCGACGGGGTCACTTCGGACGTGCGCTCTCGCCTCCTGAGCCACCTCGCCGCCTGCCTCAACCAGCTCGGACCCGTGCGATACACGCCGCCCGGACTCGTCCAGCCCTCGCATCTGTCTCAACCGCTGCACGTCCAGCTGCCCGGGACGGCGGCCGCCGCTCCTGCCCAGTGCAAGATGAGCCCGGCCGGAGCCCTGTCGCCCAAAGTATACGGCGGCTTCCACCTGGTGCCGGCCCACGACGGCCAGGCCGTAGCTTTCCTGATCCCGAACCCCGCTTTCGGGCCCGCCCCGGGCTCGCTGCTCCCGAGCTACCCCGGGGCCGCGGCGGCGGGCGGAGGTCCGGCCGCCCCTCCCCCCGCAGCCGGCGGCGCCTCCAGCTCCCCGGTGCACGGCCTCACCTCGCTGGGAGGCAGCGGGCCGCGGGCGGGCAGCCCGGCCGAGGACAGATGCGAGCCGGTCTGGAGGCCGTGGTGAGCCGCCGCAGGCCTCCCTTGCTCGGACTTTGCCGGGGAACCAAGGTTGCCCCGGGCCCGCCCTCTGTCGAGGGAAGCCCCTTGTCCAGTTCGTTCCGTTTTATGGGACGCCCGAGTGTCAGACTTATTTATCTCCACAGGTTGGAGTTCCCGTGTTGTCGAATTGTGACTTGTTCTTAGTGTCAAtggtttttatatataaatgcctTCTTGGAAACTTTGCAAAGTCCCTTGTTTTTGTAGCTGCCGCCGCTGACCTCAAACTCCCAGCGAGCAACCTgtagaggggggaggggtgtgagtCTCGGGTTCCAGCGGCCGAAAAGGCTCCCACTCGGggcttgggggtggggggagagccCTGACAAAGGGAGAACGGGA from Sminthopsis crassicaudata isolate SCR6 chromosome 3, ASM4859323v1, whole genome shotgun sequence includes these protein-coding regions:
- the HES4 gene encoding transcription factor HES-4; translated protein: MPADTLEKPRASPLAGAPASASQTPDKPKSASEHRKSSKPIMEKRRRARINESLGQLKTLILDALKKDSSRHSKLEKADILEMTVKHLRSLQRVQVTAALSGDPSVLGKYRAGFNECMNEVTRFLSSCDGVTSDVRSRLLSHLAACLNQLGPVRYTPPGLVQPSHLSQPLHVQLPGTAAAAPAQCKMSPAGALSPKVYGGFHLVPAHDGQAVAFLIPNPAFGPAPGSLLPSYPGAAAAGGGPAAPPPAAGGASSSPVHGLTSLGGSGPRAGSPAEDRCEPVWRPW